Proteins encoded within one genomic window of Glandiceps talaboti chromosome 3, keGlaTala1.1, whole genome shotgun sequence:
- the LOC144433063 gene encoding RYamide receptor-like — MPVNITLAWLMKHFDFIVDENGSYVVQPGKELLPSYGVYAVVAVFSITFMLIILRNGAVILVSTRANKISADLKVYLISLAIADIGMGVFCLPFLVSETILQEWVFGDVMCPLVKYAQKVSVIVSIYTLVVVSIDRLRAVKNPLNIYNSTSTHRKSRVVVTISVGDCTCCQLMPILPS, encoded by the exons ATGCCGGTAAACATAACTCTAGCGTGGCTTATGAAACACTTTGACTTTATAGTTGATGAGAATGGGAGCTACGTAGTCCAGCCCGGTAAAGAACTTTTACCTTCATACGGTGTTTATGCAGTTGTCGCTGTTTTCTCAATCACGTTTATGTTGATCATTCTTCGAAACGGAGCCGTCATCTTGGTGTCAACAAGAGCTAACAAAATATCTGCTGATCTCAAAGTATACCTGATTAGTCTAGCCATTGCAGATATCGGCATGGGAGTATTCTGTTTACCGTTCCTAGTATCAGAAACGATTCTACAAGAGTGGGTGTTTGGAGATGTTATGTGTCCACTCGTGAAATATGCACAAAAG GTGTCCGTGATCGTCAGTATATACACGTTGGTTGTTGTTAGCATCGACCGTCTCCGAGCTGTGAAGAACCCACTGAATATCTACAACAGTACATCAACTCATCGTAAAAGCCGGGTAGTTGTCACTATCTCAGTGGGTGACTGCACTTGTTGTCAGCTTATGCCAATTCTTCCTTCATGA